The genomic stretch GGACGATGTTTACGAAGCCGAGAATGCGGACTTCGCCATTTCCGAAATCCGCCTGTTAGGCATGGAACTGCCCTAGCGCCCACTTTCTAAACTCTAGTCTCTAATCTCTAGATTCTAGTTTCTATTGCCTAGATAGCCACAAGGCTCGAACTTAAAATGGGGAAACGCACAGCGCCTGTTGTGCGTTCTTTTCGCGTCCAAAAAAAGGAAATCCCCATGAATAAAACGACTCAGGATATTGATGCCCGTAAAAAAAACAACAAGCCCAAGGGAAACTTCGTCGAGACTCAGGCAGCCGCATTTCTAGTACGACAAGGCATTACAGTCATTGCCCGCAATTACGCCTACCGTGGCGGGGAGCTGGACATCGTGGCGAAGGATGGCGAAACCATCGTGTTTGTGGAAGTGAAGTCCGTCTGGAACAACCAGCAGGGGAACCCAGCCGCACGAGTCAATCGCGACAAGC from Fibrobacter sp. UWR4 encodes the following:
- a CDS encoding YraN family protein, translating into MNKTTQDIDARKKNNKPKGNFVETQAAAFLVRQGITVIARNYAYRGGELDIVAKDGETIVFVEVKSVWNNQQGNPAARVNRDKQKKIWQTACHFLATQKEHAPKGFDTPCRFDVLSARMYQKPLTFNHIRDAFEGTQVIPKC